The stretch of DNA GTGCTTCGTCTCCCAAACTTTTCCATGGAAAAATATACCAGAAAGAAAGAAGGTATTTCAACTCCAGCTGCAACAAAGCAGTTGATGAATTTGTTTCCTCCTAAATTTGAAGTTCCCAAGCTAATGCAATAATACGTTAATGCAACAGTCAGCctggaaaataataataattagttAAACATGCAAATTCAGTAACAAGAGCAAATAATCTATATAATTATATCAGGCTCATTTTATCAGTATTTTAACATCACTAGCCTTTTATTCTCAGCTACTATTTGTTtaataacagaaaaaaaatattacgacTTCGTGTTTGATTTATCTTGTTATACAATTACTAAAGACTTACCAAATAAATGCGAGAACAAAGGTTCGATTTCTGACTGATCTGTGTCTCACAAGATCTAACAACGTTGGTTTGGAAGATTCCTCAACATTTATTTCGTCATCTTTTGCGTTGATctaatattttgtattattagttaattttAACCTTAACATATTGTCAAGTAAATTACATGATTAATTATTTCCATCATTAGTAAACTGTTCTATCGGTTGTCAAAATGCTAAACGGCTTCGTAAATTTCCTCTGGAAGTTTTGGCAAAGCCTAAAAACCTTTAGACTAAAAAGCAatcaatttattaataaaaaaatataaaatatgtgtAATAAAACTACTTGGGATAAATCTagattgtttgtttgtttcccGTTTATTTTCGCAATTTTCAATATCAGCGAGTGAGCTTCTGGTTTTCCATTTGCAATTAACCAACGAGGGGATTCTGGAATCAacctgaaaaaataataaagctAAAAAAATGATGCACAAAGATCTTTTAGATAAACCCACAAACTGTAATTTGGACAAATTCATTTCTCCTTACCAACAGTACGGCACAAATATGATTCCTAATCCTCCTATTATATAGCACAACCATCTCCAGTCTACAATGAAGTATGCGAATGCAGGAAGCATCATGTATCCAACTGTAAACGCACCATTTGCAAGGTTCCCAACTAAGGCACGTTTAGAACGATCAACAAGTTCAGTacctaaaaaaaattggagaaatAGGCTGGAACTATTTAGCTAATCAGAATCTAAATGAAGtgaattatatttgtgataGAATAAAATACTATATACTGGTTTTCCACATGGAAGATAAATGAAAGGTCATGTTGACATCACCTATTTAAATAGGGGCACTGATTCAAACATTTATGCCATTCGGCGCCAATATATTTGGCGTTCCTTAACGTCGTTTATTTTCACTAACACAGAGTTTGCAAATATCGAAAACAtgctatttttaaactttgctaTCAACAACATGTATACCGAACACAGATTAGTGTAAAAATTATGTTAGTTTTTATGATTTACTTATGATAAAGGCTCCCGAGTAGTTGATTGGGCCTCCAAATCCTGCAACAGCATATAAGATAGTCATCGTGATGAAATTGTTGGAAAATCCGAGCAAGACAATAAAGATGGATTGTATAGCAAATCCagataaaaatataactttccGTCCGTATCTAGAATTTTAAAAGAGATGAATATCAACGACTcgaaataaaaactatttaaaataaGCTGGGAATGTTTTGGAATTTGGAGAATGGAATGTGAATTAGAAATAAATGGAAAGGGAACAAAAgtataaacaaattaaatattaaataatattttttttttatttcgtgctATATCATACCTGTCGGATACTGTTCCTCCAATTGTTCCCCCAACGAGTGTTCCTGCCATGTATCCAGATATAATAACAGGTTTTATCCAAGATTTTCCACAGACGAGATTCCACTGTGAGTAAAATATGTTGTAGGATGGTTATGCAGTGAATATAGGTCATCTGCTGGACTCCAATTACTACCCTGGTATGGTGTAGATCAATGGTAGCCAAACAATTGAATAAAAGTCGGTTACGTGGTGTTACATTTcagattattttatataatttcattagtttttttttctaaatttaaataACAAACCCATTGTCACACCGCTTAGATGAGTTTTTTTCTCGTgttgaattatctttttgaaTAATTATCACGTTGGGATCATACCTCCATTACTGCCGTTGTTTCGTCgaattttgttaaataattccATCCCTGGTCACAATCCATTGTTGTTCTATTTTGATTTTGGACATTCTCTGTTTCATTCctagataaatataaaataagcattAAGCCAGCTATAAAAAAGGATATCTGATAATGGATTGACTTTTTTATATAGGTTTTTCaaatttcgatttttcatttgaACTTTAGATATGTTATTTATTTCGACATGTCCATCAGCCTTTTCGAATCGTGCCGAAATGTTATTTTATTGTCGGAAATCAGGAAACGGACCGAATGAGCCTATGCCATTAGCAGGTAGCATTCTTCGTACATGTTCCGTAGATTCAAcgttttttatttctgatttacCGACCACATATATCTTTTGCATTTGCTTGGACTCGTTTCACCAGCGTCGTTTTCCTCCCATGGGATGTAGTTGTTGAACGTGGCATTGATGATGTTTGTCTGGAAATAATGGGATTAACATATTGATATAACGATATTGATATTGATATATAACAATGGATATAACAATTGAATGGTTTATGTAAATTTTGTACTACAGTATTTGTATTCATTGCTATAAATTTCAAACCTCTCAAACTTGATAAACGTTACATTCAAATGGACATTGGTTGGCTCATGGAAGAATTTTGACTCATCCGACAATATTCTATTGTGGAATTTAGATTTTTATCGTCTTTCAAGCGCTTGACAATACGCTGAATATAAAGTGTCAATTTATGCATGCGTATGCAGTAATTTATGGTTttgaatccatttttttttaccgaACTCTAAGCTTCTTTCTATACCTTATTCGCATCGTGAGCTCCAACGTGGCAGATATGTTCGGGAATATCGAATATGAACACAGATAGCATAACATACAATCCGTTAGGAATGCAACTCAGAAGTAATAAAACTACAGCTCTTTTTTGGTATTTTCCAAAACCTATTTCCTGTACAACGTCGTCGTACTTCATTTTGtcttatatctaaacaatacaAGTTACATTATAAAAATCTTGGTCTTCCGGCTGATAATTATTATCACTCAGTGACTATACATAAAACGTCATCATAAGGTATCTCAAAACAGATGTTGGCTACAAACAATGTTCCTTTGCTTGCCACATACTAGAAACTCCACAAGCTTTAGGAGAgtaattattaaaaatgtaaatGCTCCTCACAGCtttaattgtaaaattattcaCCAGTATTTTTCCGGAATGTTATAAACAACTTTTATTGACGAGAACTAGACTATGCTTGCAACAAGAAATACCAAATTTGACACgagtataaataataaatattctgtAAAAAGCGATCTTATTCTTTACTTTTTAGATTCTGCTACATTTCCGCACTCAACTTATCAGGGCACTCAGCTATGCGAAGCGTGAATTCGTATTCGTGTTGTAGTCTAACTCGaaatacataaattaaaaacataatGCAGAAGAAATTTACAACGCGGTGAAACCATATCTGTTTGCTGCGTGATGGGAAAAAGACCATTCTTAATGTCAACTATATCAACTTCATGGTGTTTTCAGATTACATACCTGAAGAAAAGTTACGCTAACTTATATAGACGAACTTTAGTAACTAATAAACACTGTATAGCACATTCAGTTCCAtagacgtatatatacgtccgTACGTGAAGGACGGGTGTGAGAGATCAATTCACCAACGCAAACCGGTAATAGTTTGTACTCAGTTGCCAGACGAGAGCACCCACATCCTGTGCCGCACCTGGTTTCAATTTGCATATGCTCATTTTTCTTATTGATAAGAcagattgcattttgatggttTATTAAGTTCGATTTTAGATAAAGCATCATTGTTGGATGCTTCAAAAACGACCACGAACCGTTTTATTATTACAACtagttttcattcatttttccaTTTAAACTCCACTACTCCGTCGCATTAGCCTAAGAGTTTAACAAGCGAAAACATCTGTAACTGGGACGCAAAGAACGCGTCATTTCCCAGTTACAGATGTTTCCCGCTTGTTGAATTCCTCGGCTAATGCCACGGAGTAGTGGAGTCTAAGACTAAGTGAAAGAATGACTAAAAACTAGTTCTGATAATAAAATCagttaattacttatcgatcttgatcggtaagtatgttgataggtatttgtctgtatgtttgtctgtctgttagatacacgcgatatctcacgaacgcaaggttgaatctgctccaaatattgcatgtgcattcatcatatctcggaccggaagcctattgattttggatgagtTATGTCGTATATTAgcaagttattatttaattagtgatgggacatgcgttgtcgctattgagtcagcgTGAAGGATACAcgcgctagatcgataagtcggcggtctctgatcgctatctggcttgtctgtctgtctgttggacactttcgtatgttacgcgatatctcacgaaagcgatgtgaatctgctccaaattttgcatgtgcagtcatcatatctcggaccagaagcctattttgaatgaattatgtcgtataatgagcgagttattgattagcGAATTATTAATTAGTAATGAGGAGATCTAGATTTTTGCAAAGCGGGAGAATGTGTATGACCTAAATTTTTAAGGCGAGTGCGCGCATgtgccgagtgtgtgtgtgcgagaAAGTttccacgctattgagtcagagcgaaggatacacgccgctagatcgataagtcagTGATCTCTGATTGCTATCTCGTTTTCATTTTGAAGGGTTTGTTAAGTTCACAAAGCATCATTGCCGGATACATCAAAAACAATCAcgaacttttttattattagaacTAGTTtccattctttttttttattcagacgCTTTAACTCCGTCGCATTGACCGAGGAATTTAAAGAGCGAAAAACTTCTATAACAGGGAGATGATGCAAAAGAGCTTTCcccaataatatattttacgcTTCTTATTACTGATTACCTTTATTTTTACATTAGTgttattttcaaacaaaacagTGCCGCCTTTATGATAGCTAATATCCGAAAATTTTACGATTGTTTTGGCGGACTTTGCAAATTCAATACTACACGTGGCGACTTCGATGATGTCGATTCAGACTTCCATTACCATATAAATATATGGATATTGACCGGGTGGAAATGCGGCAATGGGTTATAAGTTACTGGGCACAAAAgcattcaagtttattttttggtcATTAGGACGCATAATGTGAAATTTCACTGGGGACGTTTTTTTGGAATCATCTCC from Styela clava chromosome 14, kaStyClav1.hap1.2, whole genome shotgun sequence encodes:
- the LOC120340530 gene encoding solute carrier family 22 member 21-like; this encodes MKYDDVVQEIGFGKYQKRAVVLLLLSCIPNGLYVMLSVFIFDIPEHICHVGAHDANKTNIINATFNNYIPWEENDAGETSPSKCKRYMWNETENVQNQNRTTMDCDQGWNYLTKFDETTAVMEWNLVCGKSWIKPVIISGYMAGTLVGGTIGGTVSDRYGRKVIFLSGFAIQSIFIVLLGFSNNFITMTILYAVAGFGGPINYSGAFIISTELVDRSKRALVGNLANGAFTVGYMMLPAFAYFIVDWRWLCYIIGGLGIIFVPYCWLIPESPRWLIANGKPEAHSLILKIAKINGKQTNNLDLSQINAKDDEINVEESSKPTLLDLVRHRSVRNRTFVLAFIWLTVALTYYCISLGTSNLGGNKFINCFVAAGVEIPSFFLVYFSMEKFGRRSTLAFFLVITGISCISAPLLLKVDKNLMTACAMLGKLCISGVFSVVYIYSTELYPTQIRNMGLGVLFAIGRIGTISAPYVVFAGENAGREIPYITIGCCTILAAVISLLLPETNNAKLPEKMDDVIKQERKMTIVKI